The sequence atatgtatattaaaaagtaTATAGTGTGGAGATATGTTAAGATAAGCGTTTAATCCAGCTTTAAATTGAGTAAAATGACGAATTAAATATAGCCATAGATGAACTCACATAGATCGGCAAATCTCTcgccaaagacctaactcagttgtcaaaaacctaagtggtgtgcatttatatttaaaaaacgatgTGGAAACAAAAATAGCACTCTTGGGTGTAATTTTTTGGAGTAAtttgtttgagatttttttctagCTTCCGCTATATGTATATTGCTTTGTTGATATCTTAGTTGTTTCAACATTTATCAGTCGAATTtcgagaaattttgaaaaatttctacatttttcatttccgactctTAAAGTATATTGGGGATTTcgcgtcaagtgaaccaacttttaaaatcgatgtcttccgatcgggatgaaatttgcaccaagtttagacctattggatagtaagtcagacacaattttccaacaagatcggtcaagaactctcggagtttccaaacatgtgatttttctcatccatgtaacttataacctattgttcttagaaaaatgtgtaacaaataatttagaagctatttcttcaatctttcgaaaaaaaatatttaaaaaaaaataaaaattttttgaatattttttttccgaaatcaatttttttttttcaaaatgggcctttttttcttaaaataaagcttagatattttccttgaggaccttttttggttgcttagtggtatgcgagttcgatatctaccaaaaaaattgttttgtaactcaaaacatgcaatttttgactttgctttggcaaaatcaaaatctttgttgactttttttttcgaaatgggccctctttttaattttatttttttgctcaacagaaagctcagatattttccttgaagacctatttagtcgcttagtgggatgcgagtgggatatctatcaaaataaatgttttgttactcaaaatatgcaatttttaactattttttttgcaaaatttaactttttttttaatttttttttgatctaaagaaagcttgggtctattcctttaagacctttttcgttgcttagtgggatatatagcaaaataaatgttttgtaactcaagatatacaatttttaattttttttttggcaaaatcgaacttttttccaaaatgtgccctctttttaaattttttttttttgctcaaatgaaaacttagttaggtccattcctttaagagctttttggtctcttagtgggaggcgtgtgggatagtatcaaaataaatgttttaacacaaaaattgtatgtcttgagtcatcccgatcggaagacatcgattttaaaagttggttcacttgacgtgaaatcccccatatatattctggatccttatagatagcggagttgattaTGTCATatccgtctatctgtctgttgaaaccaACTTTCCGAtctcaatatctccggaattcttccggctcggttgttatttaaaatcgagaaaatcggtccacaaatggctgagatataagggaaaaaccagtacaacctcgatttttgacctatatctggattactaagtcattagtatagacaatatggatatctaatgatagatatttcaaagacctttgcaacgacatatataagaccatagtaagttgaaccttcaaagggttaaaatcggaaaagatattttttaacccgaatttttttttaaccaaaagtttttttcgctaaatattaaaaaaagtaagttGAACTTACAATGaatcaaaatcagaaaaaatattttttaacccgaatttttttttcaccataagttttttttcgctaaatataaaaaaaaatttttcaaatttaaaaaaaaattaaaaaaaaaacaattcgaaaatttttttacaaaaaataaaaaaacaactttgtaaaagaaaaaattttgtttacctaaaaatatttaaaatttttattttgaagtataatttgttgaagggtatataatagggtggccccgtttgtatggagaaaaaataaggtatcgatgttcccgcctaaaatgaaaatttgattcattctaagactacgttttgaaattttttcgtcctggggtcaatatttggcgagctggatcgaaggataaaaaggtccttttttgaggttttttacattttttccatatttcttccaaaggaagtatatgtaaatttggtatcatatgaaaggtctttgagagacgcattcaattggttaaaagaaatttaaaaaaaaaaaattttaattaaaaaatttaaaaaattttcgacaaaattttagttttttttaattttttcatagaatttattcaaatacatagatgaaatttcttgatcataaacatcatgtaatttcaccgaaatggtttttctcgttttttaaaattcaatcctgttcaatgtttattcaaatttgtttaaacctaatttcatccctatctgacaatctctgtactcaatttataatatatgtatgggcatcaaaataactcaaattttataagctttccatcgatgtataaattcttatacttttcttttgttacactgcgaatatttaaatttaagctaaaacatttgcTATACATAGcgctataatgattattttaatgttattcctttggaatgttgttgttaattttaagtaacatgtgAAAAACTGCTTAACAGATAGGGATAAAattgggtttaaacaaatttgaataaacattgaactggactgaattttaaaaaacgagaaaaaccatttcggtgaaattacatgatgtttatgatcaagaaatttcatctatgtatttgaataaattctatgaaaaaattaaaaaaaactaaaattttgtcgaaaatttttaaaattttttaattaaaatttttttttttaaatttcttttaaccaattgaatgcgtctctcaaagacctttcatatgataccaaatttacatatacttcctttggaagaaatatggaaaaaatgtaaaaaacttcaaaaaaggacctttttatccttcgatccagctcgccaaatattgaccccaggacgaaaaaaattcaaaacgtagtcttagaataaatcaaattttcattttaggtgggaacatccgcaacttaaattttggggccaccctagtatataagattcggcacagctcttttacttgttttgtttgagtttttttgtagtttccgctgtatgtatatttctctatgaatATACATAGCTTTGTTGATATCTTGGTTGTTTTAATATTCTTCAGTCGAATTTCGAGCAATTCTGCTGTAATATATGAAAGTATTACTGAATAACTATAAAGAAAATCGGTGAATTTTAAGCCTTGTTTCTATTGTATCGACACCATATATTACCACGATGATCTAAATGAATAGTCGCCATAAACAGAACAGAACCAAATAATCGATTGTATTTGTGTCCTGGTggctatgagtgccgaccactgatctAGATAGTCGATTAGATCTTAtaaagaacgaaaaagtactcgTTTTCGATAAACTTTACCACGACCAGGAATGTCAGAACAGTTAGTTTGAACGTTTggaaaaaatatctaaactagcgtttacacatgcaagtaacagttgcaaaaactcaacacatttatatttttgcactaatacaattgtgtaaatttacacatgcatagtgattgtgttagtgcaaacGTATAAATGTGTTCAATTACTTGCATTGTTACTTGCCAGGTAATTGTGTCTTCATTCCAAAGGCATGATCGGTCATGTCGACCGAAtcatattttagaaaaactggTTTAAGTTTGGATGGACCTGGAAAATCCAATGGTAGTAAATTTTAGACGTTTTCTATTTTCTAacattacaagttttttaaaaaactttttttctagagaaaaaaaagaagcaGATGGTTtgtttttgtccaaaaaatcgaattgaaaatgaagaaattttaaacttgattatttttggactttgagatttagaaattttatggcttaataatataaatattattttgagaCCCCACAGCTGCTCGGCAAAGTCCATATGAATCGCAATCGCCAGATAGAAATGGCagatatatttagaaaatattgtgattCTTCCCCACTGTACTTTTAACGCACCCCCTTGGGGAATTTTTGGATATCTTGGTGAAGCTCCACACATTGATGTTATGCCCCAAGGGAAAATATGCCATGGAGCGAAATTCGCAGCTGACTAGAGCCTTTATGTAGAACCACGTTGATCTATTGGCCTcttttaaattcgcagctgACTAGAGCCTTTATATAGAACCACGTTGATCTATTGGCCTcttttaaattcgcagctgACTAGAGCCTTTATATAGAACCACGTTGATCCATTGGCCTcttttaaattcgcagctgACTAGAGCCTTTATATAGAACCACGTTGATCCATTGGCCTCATTTAAATTCGCAGCTGACTAGAGCCTTTATATAGAACCACGTTGATCCATTGGCCTcttttaaattcgcagctgACTAGAGCCTTTATATAGAACCACGTTGATCCATTGGCCTCATTTAAATTCGCAGCTGTCTAAAGCCTTTATATAGAACCACGTTGATCCATTGGCCTCATTTAAATTCGAAGCTGACTAGAGCCTTTATATAGAACCACGTTGATCCATTGGCCTCATTTAAATTCGCAGCTGATTAGAGCCTTTATATAGAACCACGTTGATCCATTGGCCTCATTTAAATTCGCAGCTGACTAGAGCCTTTATATAGAACCACGTTGATCCATTGGCCTCATTTAAATTCGCAGCTGACTAGAGCCTTTATATAGAACCACGTTGATCCATTGGCCTCATTTAAATTCGCAGCTGACTAGAGCCTTTATATAGAACCACGTTGATCCATTGGCCTCATTTAAATTCGCAGCTGACTAGAGCTTTTATATAGAACCACGTTGATCCATTGGCCTCATTTAAATTCGCAGCTGACTAGAGCCTTTATATAGAACCACGTTGATCCATTGGCCTCATGTAAATTCGCAGCTGACTAGAGCCTTTATATAGAACCATGTTGATCCATTGGCCCCATTTAAATTCGCAGCTGACTAGAGCCTTTATATAGAACCAAGTTGATCCATTGGCCCCATTTAAATTCGCAGCTGTCTAAAGCCTTTATATAGAACCAAGTTGATCCATTGGCCCCATTTAAATTCGCAGCTGACTAGAGCCTTTATATAGAACCAAGTTGATCCATTGGCCCCATTTAAATTCGCAGCTGTCTAAAGCCTTTATATAGAACCACGTTGATCCATTGGCCCCATTTAAATTCGCAGCTGACTAGAGCCTTTATATAGAACCACATTGATCCATTGGCCCTATGACTTGTCCTGTTGGATCGATAGTGAGAACACTGTGGTTTGAGACCCATAGCGGAAAGAAAATCTTTGGTTTAAAGACTGATATTTGTGTTAGTGGAACATTTCGGGCCACCATTGAAAGTAGCAAATAGCAATTGGTGCCGTGCTCAGGAAACGTCACATTCGTGATATAACGAACGTTGGGCTTGGTTCTAGGTCGAGGTGAAATGTGTGTGGTGTCAGAACACATTCTTTGACTTTTATCGGCCAAAGCTTTCAAAGTCAGAAATCATATATCAGACTGTTTTACCAGGCCGGATGCTCGAGCTCTCGAGCAAGTGATTTTTGCATTGATACAAGAAATTATAGAAGCATTCAGTATATCCAGTGTTGAGAGCACTGTGAGGTTGGCCAATTATGGCAGGTACCTACGATTGGCCAACCCTTAGACACATTGTACTTTTAACGCATGACAAATTTCACTTATGTTTGCTTCTTTGGAAGTAGTTTTTAGGCTAAACTCAATATTTTTGAGTTACTGCTCATCataaggccaagaacgaataaagaaaacaagtaagagagctatattcggctgtgccgaatcttatatacccttcaccaaattatacttcaaaataacaattttaaatatttttcgaattcttttttttatattttaaattttttatttttttttgattttaaaaacattttttttaaaattttattttaatattcagcaaacaaaaattcgggttaaaaaatattttttcccgattttgagatattgtaggtccaacttactatggtcttatatacgtcgttgcaaaggtctttgaaatatccatcattagatattcatattgtctatattaatgacttagtaattcagatatatggcaaaaattggtcaaaagtAGGTCACAaagaggttgtcctgtttttttccttatatctgcgccatttgtggactgattttctagattttaaatagggaccaagccggaagaattccggagatattgatgtatgaatcgtgtatgtaagttattaggGGGCTTCGGaaggttgatttcaacagacagacggacatgacttaatcaactctgctatctataaggatccagaaaatatatactttatagggtcggaaaattagattgtggaaattacaaacggaatgacaaacttatatagggTATTAgtttcacgaaggtgaagattATAATTAGAACTGAACTCAAgccaatataaatttaaataactcgaaataattatttgttgaaatttaacatttgttttgttattgtagcaaaaaatttaaatttcgaaataattacaaaattttctaaattgttaaaaaatattttttaaaattttttagagataaatcaactattttattatttctagaCAAGTTGCTAAGTTTAATTGAGAACTGATAAAGAATTATGAActaattttgaacaaatttagtTAATACTAACCACTTTTAAACAATTACTAGCATAATAACTCATAAGtttatcaaaaaaacaaaaaacataaattaaaaatgaaaatatttagttttgttgcagtatttgaaataaacatttaaataaatataagctttCTTAAGCTACCAACAGTATTCGAAGAAAAGTAATTTGAAAAACATGAAGTTTTGTTTAATAGTACTAATGTTTATACAGTGGGCAGCCGCCGAAAACTTGTGCCCCCAAGTGgttgactataaaaataatgacaaaaTAATACAACGGGTATTGCAGATTTTGCCACGACATCAACAATTTAAGCAGGACATTTTAAGTGTTGAGAATCTTATTGATTCGTTATTAAAGGATGAACATAAGAAATATTCTGAAAAGATTTTAGAACGACTCAAAAAACAGTATTTGCTTGACTATCGCCAAATGCAAGATTTCGTACTGAGATATCCAGACGTGATAAAGTGTTGGGCTGAGGTAATGGCAAGACGGGATACTTTGAATTAAGATGAGTGAAATGTAACAAATTatatttgtctttaaaaaatatcactaaaattattcaatattcttatattttatccaatattcttttatatatttccaaaaaataatcaaatatttgattttggaaattatttttttttaatttttaaaaatttattaaaagtttcaATATATGCTTAATAAAGTTATGAACAGAAGGAAATGAAGTATTTATGTagtaatctttaaaattttaactcgtAATCTGAAAAATTTCGCTCAAATCCGGCTGGAAGTTACAAACTTTTAGATTGAATACTATTTATTTAGCAATCTACGCTATTCTGTGTAacaatacgcttcacttcagaacagagtatgcgacattagcttgattcgttcttggcctcaaaagatgagcagttcttttggcgcggaatccacatgttgccagaaagatgggaaaaggtcatggcTATCGTGGTCATCGGTTCATATTTCTTCGAGAAATGAATAGATTTTCTAATGAAGGAATGAAATAGATTCTCTAATGAAGGAATGAATGCGTCTTAGATTCATCCTTGATAATTCATGTAAACACGAGAGAAAGGGGTTTATTTATAGGAAGTTATATACCAATTTGCAATTATTCACCCCCATTCTGTTTAAGGTTATATAATAAATTACCTTACAGCCtagtaaattgttttatttattatttttttttacaatagatAAAGTATactgtgtatttttttatatatttttatttatattattatggaaaaaaaaaataaaaaactttacaaTAATACTACTTTTCTTATGGTaacccaaaaaatattttaaatcttaaaCTAAATCTCTAacctatttttaatatattaaaaagaataataataataaaaataaaaacaaattatattttccaaatacCCTTCTTCAATAAATACTCATTTAGTTTCTTATTATTATCCATCAACCATTTGGCTATCGTCAATTGATCACGCTGTTTTCTACGATCATTTTCCGCCATGGCCTCACAGATGGCATTAAAAATCTCTTGCAATTCATAGGCAAATTCACCACTGGCTTCTTGCAGCAGGCCAGCAAAAAAGTTGCGATATTTGGGCAAACTTTTGAGGGCTTTCTCAATCCAAGAGCATTTGGGATTGGGCGGTGAGAGTTCGTTGTCGCTGTGATGACAATCGGTTGTGTCCAAGATGATGAAAGAGTGTGTTAACTGGAAATGAAAAAAGATAGAGATTTTAATTTACTCctgtatatattaaatattctGCAGTAGGAATTAATGATATGTTAATGATCTActaatatgttttaaaataattgctacagtctgcattacttagaagtagatTAGTAATGATTGACATGGCTAAAAcctcattaaattttttaacatttctaagTGGACTCTTAATCatacaactttttaataaattgattcAGGTTTTCTGATTGAAGAAACTCAAATCTCTAATGCAAAAATGCAAATTTCAGTATATAGATCAGCTGGTTCAAGTTTCCAATATTTAAGATCACTCGATCACAATGATATTCTTAATCAAGAAATAGTTTTTGGTTCTAAATAGATACTTCTTTCTTCTTTTATAGTAGTCAAGTCAGCCAGTGTAAGGAAGATTTTGCAAGACAGAGCTGTTTATCTTACTAATATTAGataaaacaagtaggagagctatattcggctgtgcctctccaaaataaaaattttaaatatttttgtgtaaacaaaattcatttttttttcaaagttttttttttcattttttgtaaaaaaaaattagtttaatgtttttttttaaatttttaaatttgaaatttttttttgtttttttcattttttttttaatatttagcgaaaaaaaaacatttgatgaaaaaaaaaattgagttaaaaaatatttttttccgattttgactcattgtaggtccaacttatatacgtcgttgcaaaggtctttgaaatatctatcattatatatctatattgtctatattaatgacttagtaatccagatatagctcaaaaatatgtcaaaaatcgaggttgtcctggttttttccttatatctcagccatttgtggaccaatttatcggttttaaatatcaaccaGCGCACAGTGTGGTTgcaaatctaactggacaaaattaataaatcacgttgggttcactcacttatgaatcatataaaaaatgagttcaaatatataaacgattataaaaaaccaactatTTTTTCCAAATGTATTTTGAGGgtttttacccattcttcaaaaattttctttcgtgaaaaagtagaagtcatactggaaaagtgaacaaatttatggcggtcgcaagaatgcgcaagatgtttttgatttaccttgatgtgaacacttgaaaaattaactcaaatatagttttacaccggaactatccggaatgaacagctttaactctacttaaaaaaaggaaatattttattttttctttgtgtaggtcatactggaaaagtgaaaaaaaatgtatggcggtcgcaaaaatgcgcaagatgtttttgatttaccttaaagtgaacacttgacagattaacccaaatatagttttacagcggaactatgcggaataaacggctttaactctacttgaaaaaaggaaatattttattttttccaatttctgatcttctcacaaaaaatagttttttttaatagttacaatggaaataattaaatcaaaattgttgcatatttccttgaaatagagcttaataataatatacaaaaattatgacaataaagttaccgtagcctttttaatcataaaccaaagccacacaaaaaatacacttctctttgaaatcttaatgtacctgttgacaacaactgactttaaagcttagtttttcctcatcggagctaaaaaccaaacatgaattacagttccctattgtattgagaagctcattaaatgatcagaaggaatgttgccagacatttattttttaattttgtccagctagatttgtgatttaccacagtgtgcagcgggaagaattccggagatattgatgtatgaattgtatatgtaaattatttggaggcttcggaaagttgatttcaacagacagacagacggacatcgagtctgctatctataagaatccggaatatatatactttatagggtcggaaaaaatatatttgtggaAATTAAAACGGAAGGAAAAacttgtatatacccttctcacgaaggtataTTCTGGGTTCATAGATAATACAACTGAACGGGTAAGAATTCATAGTAAATATGAGAGTAGAATCATGCTCTCTTTCAACAACTATTGCTGCAGCTACATGAACCTTGATAGGGATGAGACAATTCAGCATGTTCTCTTCAAATGTCCTAATTATTTAGTGGCAATGCATTTGGTACTGTTCAAATTCGAATCTTTATACACTATCCTAAATGTAGAGAAACTGGATACCTGCGGGTTTTCAAGAGAACCTGGTctaattgaaatggaaaaagcTCTAGACAACTCATAAATCGAACACGAGTAAGAATTTGGTAAATATGAGGGTAGAATCATGCTCTTTTTTAACAACTATTGCTGATGCTATCAGTATCTTAAAAGGGATAAGGCAGTTCTTTATATTCTCAGCTTTTTACACAAAGATTTGCACAAAGTATTGTGCAGGTATTGGAAACTAGACTGATTGAACTTATGAGGAACCACAATATTACAGATTG comes from Calliphora vicina chromosome 2, idCalVici1.1, whole genome shotgun sequence and encodes:
- the LOC135951706 gene encoding uncharacterized protein LOC135951706; protein product: MALNWKLCVLIALFCSQLTHSFIILDTTDCHHSDNELSPPNPKCSWIEKALKSLPKYRNFFAGLLQEASGEFAYELQEIFNAICEAMAENDRRKQRDQLTIAKWLMDNNKKLNEYLLKKGIWKI